In the Natrinema sp. CBA1119 genome, CGGCCGCGGTATAGTTCGCGAAGCGCTCCTCGTTGGTCTGCCGGTAGGTCTCGCGGGAGACGACGTCGACGGCGACCTCGTCCGCGAACGTCATGTTACGGATCGTCTCGACGCGGGCCATCGCTCGATAGAGAACGGGATCGAGTTCGTCCTCGGCGACGACCGCGTTCGACTGGCCGTCGACGGCCAACTCGTCGTCGTACCAGTAGCCCTCGACGTAGCCGACGGTGTCCTCGGTCGAGGGGTTCTCGGGACGGGCGTCCTGCGTCGCGGCCACCGCGCTCGAGGCCGTGGCCGACTCGAGGACCGACGGCCGATCGGTCGTCGCGGCGGCCGCCCCGTCGGGAGCCGCGGTGGTTGCGCCGTCCAAAGCCGCGGCGGACGCGCTATCGGACGCCGCAGCCGAACTGGTCGCCACCAGCGGGCCGGCGAGCCCGCCCGCCACCGTCATCACAGCGAGAACGACCGCGAGCAAAGCGACGGACGAGCATGTGCGCGTCGGTTGCATCTGAAGTGAGTAGCTATCCGTTAGAATGGCAGTGCAAAAAGCACGACGGTTGTACCGCTCGGAAACCGCGGCGAACGGTGGCGAACGGTGAGCGTTGACGGACGGTGACGAACGGTGAGCGGCGGCGGACGGCGAAAGCGGACGTCCCAAGCGTCGTGCGAGCGGCTCACCCGGATTCGGCCGACGCGGCCCGCCGACCGAGAAGCGCGCTCACGATCGCGACCGCGAGGGCGGCGAGCAGGGCGAGCGCTCGCCGGTGCATCGACGCCCGTAGCTGGTAGCTCCGATCGCGCGCCCGGTCGTCGAACGGCCCGTGTGCCCCGAAGTCCCCGGACAGCGGCTCGTGGAGGTTGTTCTCTCGGTCGGGATCGGTCGGCTCGTCGGTCAGCTGGGAGTCGTAGCCGCCGCTCGCGAGCATGTTGTCGAGCCGCCGCGGAATCAGGCGGTTGCCCAGAATCGCCTTCACCGTCGACCGGCCGACCCACAGCTCGTCCTTGCCGCGGTCGACGGTCCACGTGATCGCTCGAGCGGCGACCTCGGGCTGGTAGATCGGCGGCACCGGCTGGGGGTTCTTCGACATCCGGCTCTTCGACCACTCGAACTGCGGGGTGTTCATCGCGGGCATCTGCACCATCGAGAGCTGGACGTCGCAGTCGTCGTGGATGAGTTCCGTTCTGACTGATTCGGTGAATCCCTGGATCGCGTGTTTCGCACCGCAGTAAGCCGATTGCAGCGGGATGCCCCGATACGCCAGCGCGGAGCCGACCTGCACGATCGTCCCCTCGTCGCGGGGACGCATCCGCTCGAGCGCGACCTGTGTGCCGTGAACGTAACCCAGATACGTGACCTCGGTGACCCGCCGGTAGTCGTCGGCGGTCATCTCCGCGGCCGGCGAGAACACCGACACCATCGCATTGTTCACCCAGATATCGATCGGCCCGAACGCGTTCTCGACGGTCTCGGCCGCGGCGTCGACCGCGTCGAAATCGGAGACGTCCGTCGGAACGACGACCGCCTCGCCGCCCGCTTCCTCGACGTCTTCGCGCGCGCCCTCGAGGCCGTCCTCGCCTCTCGAGAGCAGGCCGATCTTCGCGCCGCGTTCGGCGAACGCACGAGCGGTGGCTCGTCCGACGCCGGCCGATGCGCCCGTGACGACGACGACTTCGGAGTCAGTGGGTTCGGACATGGTTAGCTACTGAGGGGGTTGAGTCGATCGAACGTTTGGAGGGTGGCGTACTCCTCCCAGCCGCCGTAGCGGTCCTCGAACGAACCGCGCGGGACGCTGAGCACCACGACGAGTGCGGCGGCGGCGACGGCATTGATCGCGGCGAGCGTCGGGACGCCGTCGAACAGCCAGGGGGCGACGGCAACCCACGCGGCCAGCGGGACGTTCAGGAACCGAATCGCGCGCGCGGGCTCGGCGGTCGCGATCACGGTGAAGGAGACGATCAGCGAGCCGACCAGGTGGCTGCTATCGGCCATGAGCCCCGTCGTCCCGAAGACGGTCGGCGAGAGCATGAGCCAGACGCCGAGCGCCATCGCGCCCAGCAGGGTCCACGGAATCGAGACGCCCCAGAACGGCTCGCTAACCGGCGAGTCGCCGATCGGTCGCTCCGAGGTCATGTCGACGCCCTCCTCGTCCTCGGAGATCGTCCCGCCCATCCAGAAGGCCGTCCAGAGGCTGTCGCCCTGGCGCATCAGCCGGACGACGTACTGTCCCATGGCGACGACCTCGTCGACGGTCAGCGAGATCATCCAGAGCATGCCAAAGGCCGAGAGGAGGCAGAGCGTACACCACGTCCCGACCATGATCGGCTGCATGATGACCAACAGTACCTGCGCGAAGCCCAGCGGGATGACGACGACGCCGAAGAAGGCGACCATCCACGGCATCGTCC is a window encoding:
- a CDS encoding SDR family oxidoreductase, with the translated sequence MSEPTDSEVVVVTGASAGVGRATARAFAERGAKIGLLSRGEDGLEGAREDVEEAGGEAVVVPTDVSDFDAVDAAAETVENAFGPIDIWVNNAMVSVFSPAAEMTADDYRRVTEVTYLGYVHGTQVALERMRPRDEGTIVQVGSALAYRGIPLQSAYCGAKHAIQGFTESVRTELIHDDCDVQLSMVQMPAMNTPQFEWSKSRMSKNPQPVPPIYQPEVAARAITWTVDRGKDELWVGRSTVKAILGNRLIPRRLDNMLASGGYDSQLTDEPTDPDRENNLHEPLSGDFGAHGPFDDRARDRSYQLRASMHRRALALLAALAVAIVSALLGRRAASAESG